The Bacteroidales bacterium nucleotide sequence GTCACTGGTTTTTATCTTTCTTATTCCTGACATAACTGATTAAAATTTAAGACCTCCTTCGCGTGCTCCTTCAGCCAAAGATTTTACTCTTCCATGATAAAGGAATCCGCCACGATCAAAGGTTACATTTGTAATTCCTTTCTCTATTGCTCGTTGGGCGATAAGTTTTCCAACAAGATTTGCAGACTCGGTTTTCGTGATATTTTTCTTCTCTGCAATCTCTTTGCATAAAGATGAAGCTGCTACAAGAGTATTACCTTTAACATCGTCAATAAGTTGAACAGAGATATTGGCATTACTCCTGTAAACGTTCATTCTGGGGCGTGCTTCTGTCCCCAATACGCGTTTGCGAATACGATATTTAATTCGTTGTCTGCGCTCTTTTTTATTTAGTGACATAGTTTTCTTTCCTCCTATTAAGAACTTTTGACTGCTGACTTACCAGCTTTACGACGAACTATTTCATTTTCGTATCTAATACCTTTTCCTTTGTATGGTTCAGGTTTTCTCAACGATCTGATTTTTGCAGCCACATGACCAATTAGTTGTTTGTCGATACTCGACAACGTAATCTTAGGATTTGATCTTCTGTCGGACTTAGCTTCTACAGAAATTTCTTTCGGAAGTTCTATAAAAATACTGTGTGAATAACCTAAGTTAAGTTCCAGCATTTGTCCGTTAGCTTCTGCGCGAAAACCTACACCAACAAGCTCAAGCGTAATATTATAACCCTCTGAAACTCCAACCACCATGTTTTTTACAAGAGATCTTGTCAAACCATGTAATTCTCTATGTTGTTTGTTATCAGTCGGGCGAGTTACAACAACAGCATTATTCTCAACTTTTATCTCCATTTCTGGATCAAATGATTGTTGAAGCTGTCCTTTCGGCCCCTTTACTGTAACATTGTTCGATTTATCAATGTTAACAGTAACTCCAGCCGGAATATTTATCGGTAATTTACCTATCCGTGACATTTTAATCTGTTTTAATATACGTAACAAATAACTTCTCCGCCAACATTTTGTCGACGAGCTTCTTTATCTGTAATCACTCCGTGTGAGGTTGACATTATAGCTATGCCTAATCCGTTAAGGACTCGTGGAATATCATCCACATTGACATACTTACGTAAACCTGGTCTGCTAACACGTTGAATACTTTTAATAACCGGTTGTTTTGTGGAAGGGTTATATTTCAAAGCTATTTTAATTGTTCGATGAGTTGCATCAGGCTCTTCGAACTTGTAATTTAAAATATAGCCTTGTTCATAAAGTATCTTTGTGATAGCTTTTCTCATATTTGAAGACGGTACTTCAAGGACTTTATGTTTTGCCATTGAAGCATTTCGTATTCTTGTTAAAAAATCGCCAATTACATCCATTGTCTGTTGTTAATTAAAGTTTACCAACTTGCTTTTTTTACTCCGGGAATTAATCCCTGATTTGCCATTTCGCGGAAGCATATACGACTAATACCAAATTGTCTCATATAACCTTTTGCTCTGCCAGTTAATTGACAGCTGTTGTGTAGTCTTACTGGTGAAGCATTTTTGGGTAATTTTTGCAATCCAACATAATCACCTGCTGCTTTTAATTCAGCACGTTTTTTTGCATATTTTTCGACAAGTTTAGCGCGTTTTCTTTCGCGTGCTTTCATTGATTCTTTTGCCATAGCTTAATTCTTTTTTTCATTTTTAAATGGAATACCAAAAGCTTTAAGTAATGCATAAGCTTCTTCATCAGTTTCCGCTGTGGTGACAAAAGTTATGTCCATACCCATAATATGGTTTATTTTGTCGATGTCGATTTCGGGAAATATAATTTGCTCTGAAATTCCCAGAGTATAATTTCCACGTCCATCTAGTTTGCCTCCCACTCCTTGGAAGTCGCGGATTCTTGGTAAAGCTACACAAATTAATCTTTCTAAGAACTCGTACATTTGTTGACGCCGCAATGTTACCTTCACACCTATCGGCATTTTCTTACGTAGTTTGAAGTTTGAAATGTCTTTTCGCGATAGTGTAGGAACAGCTTTCTGTCCAGCTATAGCGGTCATTTCGTTAACTGCTGTGTCAATTAACTTACGGTCTGCAGTTGCTTTACCAACTCCTTGATTGAGAACAATCTTTTTCAAACGAGGTACTTGCATAACTGAGGTATATTTAAACTCAGATTTTAATGCAGGGATTATCTCCTCGTCATATTTTACTTTTAAATTTGGGACGTAAGCCATTGTTAAATCTCCTCTCCTGATTTTTTCAAAAATCTAACTAATTTTCCTTTATCATTCAAACGACGACCCACTCTTGAGGGTTTGCCTGTTTTGGGATCTTCAGGTAGAAGGTTTGAAATATGAATAGAACCCTCTTTTTTGATAATCCCACCATTTGGATACTGGGCATTAGGTTTCGTATGTTTTGAAATCATGTTAACACCTTCAACTATTGCTCGCTCGTTTTTAACATCAATTTCAAGAACTTTACCTTTTTGTCCTTTTGAATTTCCTGATAGTACAACAACTATGTCGCCCTTCTTGATATGTAATTTTTTTCGCATTTCTAAAATGTTTTGCGGTTACAATACTTCAGGTGCCAAAGATACTATTTTCATGTATCCATCACGTAATTCTCTGGCAACTGGTCCAAAAATGCGGGTTCCTCTAATTTCACCCGCAGGGTTCAACAATACACATGCATTGTCATCGAAGCGAATATAAGAGCCGTCGCTGCGTCTAACCTCTTTACGTGTTCTAACGACAACTGCTCTGGCTACTGATCCTTTTTTCACCTCGCTTAATGGCACTACATTTTTAACGGCTACTACTATGATATCACCGATACTTGCGTATTTTTTCTTTGAGCCACCTGGTACATTTATACAAAGTACCTCTTTTGCTCCACTGTTATCAGCAACAGCAAGCCTTGATTCTTTCTGTATCATGATTACTTCGCTCTTTCAATTATTTCTACTAATCTCCAATTTTTGGTCTTGCTCAAAGGGCGTGTCTCCATGATTCTAACGGTGTCGCCGATATTGCATTCGTTCTTTTCGTCATGCGCTTTTAGCTTCGTTGTAGCTTTGACGAATTTTTCGTAAATTGGATATTTTACTTTTCTTTCTACAGCCACAACAATAGACTTATCCATTTTATTGCTGACCACTACACCGACTCTTTCCTTGCGTAGGTTTCTTTTATTTTCCATCACACACAAAATTAATTTGTTGTTTTAGTTAATTCTCGTTGTTGTAACTCGGTCATCAATCTTGCTATATCTTTTTTCAACAAATTAATTTGCATCGGATTATCTAACGGCGATACTGCGTGATTGATTCTCAATTGAGTTAATGTGCTTTTGAGATCTTGTATGCGTTCTCTCAAATCTTTATCGTTTAATTCTCGTACTTCTGACATTTTCATATCTCTATCCTTTCTTAATTTTCATGATAGTCTGAACGAACAATAAAGCGAGTTTTAACCGGTAATTTTTGTGCGGCTAAACGCAATGCTTCTTTA carries:
- the rplX gene encoding 50S ribosomal protein L24, which gives rise to MRKKLHIKKGDIVVVLSGNSKGQKGKVLEIDVKNERAIVEGVNMISKHTKPNAQYPNGGIIKKEGSIHISNLLPEDPKTGKPSRVGRRLNDKGKLVRFLKKSGEEI
- the rpsN gene encoding 30S ribosomal protein S14, with the translated sequence MAKESMKARERKRAKLVEKYAKKRAELKAAGDYVGLQKLPKNASPVRLHNSCQLTGRAKGYMRQFGISRICFREMANQGLIPGVKKASW
- the rplE gene encoding 50S ribosomal protein L5; protein product: MAYVPNLKVKYDEEIIPALKSEFKYTSVMQVPRLKKIVLNQGVGKATADRKLIDTAVNEMTAIAGQKAVPTLSRKDISNFKLRKKMPIGVKVTLRRQQMYEFLERLICVALPRIRDFQGVGGKLDGRGNYTLGISEQIIFPEIDIDKINHIMGMDITFVTTAETDEEAYALLKAFGIPFKNEKKN
- the rpsQ gene encoding 30S ribosomal protein S17, with the protein product MENKRNLRKERVGVVVSNKMDKSIVVAVERKVKYPIYEKFVKATTKLKAHDEKNECNIGDTVRIMETRPLSKTKNWRLVEIIERAK
- the rpsH gene encoding 30S ribosomal protein S8 is translated as MDVIGDFLTRIRNASMAKHKVLEVPSSNMRKAITKILYEQGYILNYKFEEPDATHRTIKIALKYNPSTKQPVIKSIQRVSRPGLRKYVNVDDIPRVLNGLGIAIMSTSHGVITDKEARRQNVGGEVICYVY
- the rplF gene encoding 50S ribosomal protein L6; the encoded protein is MSRIGKLPINIPAGVTVNIDKSNNVTVKGPKGQLQQSFDPEMEIKVENNAVVVTRPTDNKQHRELHGLTRSLVKNMVVGVSEGYNITLELVGVGFRAEANGQMLELNLGYSHSIFIELPKEISVEAKSDRRSNPKITLSSIDKQLIGHVAAKIRSLRKPEPYKGKGIRYENEIVRRKAGKSAVKSS
- the rpmC gene encoding 50S ribosomal protein L29, with the protein product MKMSEVRELNDKDLRERIQDLKSTLTQLRINHAVSPLDNPMQINLLKKDIARLMTELQQRELTKTTN
- the rplN gene encoding 50S ribosomal protein L14, whose translation is MIQKESRLAVADNSGAKEVLCINVPGGSKKKYASIGDIIVVAVKNVVPLSEVKKGSVARAVVVRTRKEVRRSDGSYIRFDDNACVLLNPAGEIRGTRIFGPVARELRDGYMKIVSLAPEVL
- a CDS encoding 50S ribosomal protein L18, translated to MSLNKKERRQRIKYRIRKRVLGTEARPRMNVYRSNANISVQLIDDVKGNTLVAASSLCKEIAEKKNITKTESANLVGKLIAQRAIEKGITNVTFDRGGFLYHGRVKSLAEGAREGGLKF